One window of the Carnobacterium maltaromaticum DSM 20342 genome contains the following:
- a CDS encoding response regulator transcription factor yields MNRILIIEDEKNLARFVELELKHEGYETEVQNNGRKGLETALDSDWDAILLDLMLPELNGIEVCRRIRQVKNTPIIMMTARDSVIDRVSGLDHGADDYIVKPFAIEELLARLRALLRRIDIEGEQNVTKQTTVTYRDLTIEKENRVVRRGDKVIELTKREYELLLALMENINVVLARDVLLNKVWGYETEVETNVVDVYIRYLRNKIDVPEEESYIQTVRGTGYVMRS; encoded by the coding sequence ATGAATAGAATTTTAATTATTGAAGATGAAAAGAATTTAGCTCGTTTTGTTGAGTTAGAATTAAAACATGAAGGATACGAAACTGAAGTGCAAAATAATGGTCGTAAAGGATTGGAAACAGCCCTTGATTCTGATTGGGATGCGATTTTATTAGATTTAATGTTACCTGAATTGAATGGTATAGAAGTTTGTCGTCGTATCCGTCAAGTGAAGAACACTCCGATAATCATGATGACAGCACGAGATTCAGTTATTGATCGCGTTTCTGGTTTAGATCATGGAGCAGATGATTACATTGTTAAACCATTTGCTATTGAAGAGTTATTAGCTCGTTTACGTGCACTTTTACGACGTATTGATATCGAAGGTGAACAAAATGTGACAAAACAAACAACAGTAACGTATCGTGATTTGACGATTGAAAAGGAAAATCGCGTTGTTCGTCGTGGAGATAAAGTGATTGAATTAACTAAACGAGAATATGAATTATTATTAGCTTTAATGGAAAATATTAATGTCGTTTTAGCTCGTGATGTTTTATTAAATAAAGTTTGGGGTTACGAAACAGAAGTTGAAACGAATGTTGTTGATGTTTATATTCGTTATCTACGTAATAAAATTGATGTTCCAGAAGAGGAAAGTTACATTCAAACCGTTCGAGGAACAGGTTATGTGATGCGTTCGTGA
- the gndA gene encoding NADP-dependent phosphogluconate dehydrogenase → MSKQEIGVIGMAVMGKNLALNIESRGYTVSIFNRTGSKTEEVIAEHPDKKLVPTYTIEDFVASLEKPRRILIMVKAGAPTDSTIQALLPHLDKGDILIDGGNTFFEDTIRRNQELDQSGINFIGTGVSGGEEGALKGPAIMPGGQKEAYDLVAPILEKIAAVAKEDGEPCVTYIGPNGAGHYVKMVHNGIEYGDMQLIAESYALLRDVAGLSVEETAEVFAEWNKGELDSYLMEITSDILTRKDPETGKPIVEVILDRAGNKGTGKWTSQSALDLGVPLPLITESVFARYISAMKDERVTASKILPKPAGFILEEDKKEFIEKVRQALYFSKLMSYAQGFAQMRIASEEHDWDLQYGDIAKIFRAGCIIRARFLQKITDAYVREPELKNLLLDEYFIGITKSYQEAVRDVVGIAVKAGVPIPTFSSAIAYYDSYRSATLPANLIQAQRDYFGAHTYERTDKEGVFHYDWYGQENK, encoded by the coding sequence ATGAGTAAACAAGAAATTGGCGTTATCGGAATGGCCGTAATGGGAAAAAATTTGGCCTTAAATATTGAAAGTCGTGGTTATACTGTTTCGATTTTTAACCGTACTGGTTCAAAAACAGAAGAAGTAATCGCTGAACACCCAGACAAAAAATTAGTTCCAACCTATACAATTGAGGATTTTGTTGCTTCTTTAGAAAAACCACGTCGTATTCTGATCATGGTTAAAGCTGGAGCACCAACAGATAGCACAATTCAAGCATTATTGCCTCACCTAGATAAAGGCGACATTTTAATTGACGGAGGAAACACATTCTTTGAAGATACAATTCGTCGTAATCAAGAACTAGACCAATCAGGAATTAACTTTATTGGTACTGGTGTTTCTGGTGGAGAAGAAGGCGCATTAAAAGGTCCAGCAATTATGCCTGGAGGCCAAAAAGAAGCCTATGATTTAGTTGCTCCAATTTTAGAAAAAATTGCAGCAGTTGCTAAAGAAGACGGAGAACCTTGTGTCACTTACATTGGCCCTAATGGAGCTGGTCACTATGTGAAGATGGTGCATAACGGGATTGAGTATGGAGATATGCAATTAATTGCTGAATCTTACGCATTATTACGTGATGTTGCAGGCTTGTCAGTTGAAGAAACAGCTGAAGTTTTTGCAGAATGGAATAAAGGCGAGTTAGACAGTTACTTGATGGAGATTACTTCGGATATCTTAACTCGTAAAGACCCTGAAACTGGTAAACCAATCGTTGAAGTTATTTTAGATCGCGCTGGAAACAAAGGAACAGGTAAATGGACTTCACAAAGTGCGTTAGACTTAGGTGTTCCATTACCACTTATCACAGAGTCTGTTTTTGCTCGCTACATTTCAGCAATGAAAGACGAACGTGTAACAGCTAGCAAAATTTTACCAAAACCAGCTGGCTTTATTTTAGAAGAAGATAAAAAAGAATTTATTGAAAAAGTACGTCAAGCATTGTATTTCAGTAAATTAATGAGTTATGCTCAAGGATTTGCTCAAATGCGTATTGCTAGTGAAGAACACGATTGGGATTTACAATACGGCGATATTGCGAAGATATTCCGTGCTGGTTGTATTATTCGTGCTCGTTTCTTACAAAAAATTACAGATGCATATGTTCGCGAACCTGAATTGAAAAATCTGTTATTAGATGAATACTTTATTGGAATCACTAAAAGTTATCAAGAAGCTGTTCGTGATGTTGTTGGAATCGCAGTTAAAGCTGGTGTTCCAATTCCAACATTCTCATCTGCTATTGCTTACTATGATTCTTACCGTTCAGCTACATTGCCAGCTAATTTAATTCAAGCACAACGCGATTACTTTGGCGCTCATACGTATGAAAGAACAGACAAAGAGGGCGTCTTCCATTATGATTGGTACGGACAAGAAAATAAATAA
- a CDS encoding DUF4044 domain-containing protein produces MKNKDLNKVTYKKAPTKMEKITKIVVWIMLFAMVGSGLLTVLYTLFIN; encoded by the coding sequence ATGAAAAATAAAGACTTGAATAAAGTTACTTATAAAAAAGCACCAACAAAAATGGAAAAAATAACTAAAATTGTTGTTTGGATTATGTTATTTGCTATGGTTGGTTCTGGCTTACTAACTGTACTATATACCTTATTTATAAACTAA
- a CDS encoding acylphosphatase: MRTIKMNASGRVQGVGFRYMTKMVADQIGIGGIVCNQNDGSVYIEANGTEDEIDLFIEKIKKSPSPSGRVDHLDIIDDPNIMIRNKFSVTN, from the coding sequence ATGAGAACAATAAAAATGAATGCAAGCGGCAGAGTTCAAGGTGTCGGATTCCGGTATATGACTAAAATGGTTGCTGATCAAATCGGAATTGGGGGGATTGTTTGTAATCAGAATGACGGATCCGTTTATATAGAAGCAAATGGTACCGAAGATGAGATTGATTTATTTATTGAAAAAATTAAAAAATCACCTTCACCAAGCGGCAGAGTGGATCATTTAGATATTATTGATGATCCTAACATAATGATTCGAAATAAATTTTCCGTAACCAATTGA
- a CDS encoding DNA topoisomerase III, which translates to MKILVIAEKPSVGKELARVLGATQKSKNYIEGKDYIVTWALGHLLGLKMPEDYKKEWATWDMESLPLIPPKMATKPLKNTGHQLKAIKQLATRKDVSSAVIATDAGREGELVARWILEYVHFNKPVKRLWISSQTDKAIKDGFKNLKPSQAYDHLYDSAIARSQADWLVGLNVTRALTVKYQDSLSAGRVQTPTLAMVRQQEEKIEKFVPETFYTVSLLSNGEKAQVTEGVATKFSDRKEAEALATRLKNQAVKVVEVKEKQQIEYAPLPYDLTELQRDANKRYQFSAKKTLGLMQNLYERHKVLSYPRTDSKHLTTDMAATMKDRLLAIQGFDPERVKIALKNGAKATNKSVYNNSKVTDHHGIIPTEERPRAEKMDNDELRIYRMVVERFLGLFLPAYQAVKHTYTLSVDGISFKLTQEKVIEKGWKAEAVVSSQTSYKKGEVLGNPSFTVNKHLTEAPSRLTEASLLQKMEKTGLGTPATRAEIIEKLISSDLMERNQNKLSVSPKGRQLLTLVNPALVTPDLTAQWEKSLEEIANGKLKKDQFIKQIESETSRLVKEIKTSNRNYTDHSLTNKVCPECGEKLKEKSGRDGKILVCSSSECSYRRRKDPKVSMHRCSQCHKKMEVHEGKNGAYFKCKYCNISEKIGDKKNKKMSKHEEKKMLKKYSQPTEEVESPLALALKAAMADSED; encoded by the coding sequence ATGAAAATTTTAGTTATTGCTGAAAAGCCAAGTGTTGGAAAAGAGCTAGCACGCGTGTTGGGTGCAACACAAAAAAGTAAAAATTATATTGAGGGCAAGGATTATATTGTCACTTGGGCGTTAGGTCATTTGCTAGGACTAAAAATGCCAGAAGATTATAAAAAAGAATGGGCTACTTGGGATATGGAAAGTTTACCTTTAATTCCACCCAAAATGGCCACAAAACCATTAAAAAATACAGGACATCAATTAAAGGCAATTAAGCAATTAGCGACTCGTAAAGATGTTTCAAGTGCAGTAATTGCAACTGATGCAGGACGAGAAGGCGAATTAGTTGCACGTTGGATTTTAGAATATGTGCATTTTAATAAGCCTGTCAAGCGCCTTTGGATTTCATCTCAAACAGACAAGGCGATTAAGGATGGCTTTAAAAATTTAAAACCTAGTCAGGCTTATGACCATTTATATGATTCGGCAATTGCCCGTTCGCAAGCAGATTGGCTAGTTGGTTTGAATGTTACTCGTGCACTAACTGTAAAATATCAAGATAGCTTGTCTGCTGGTCGGGTTCAAACACCGACATTAGCAATGGTGCGTCAGCAGGAAGAGAAAATTGAGAAATTTGTGCCAGAAACGTTCTACACTGTTTCTTTACTTAGCAACGGTGAAAAAGCTCAAGTGACTGAAGGAGTAGCAACTAAATTCAGTGATCGCAAAGAAGCAGAGGCATTAGCAACACGATTAAAAAATCAAGCTGTTAAAGTTGTTGAGGTTAAAGAAAAGCAACAAATTGAGTATGCTCCACTGCCATATGATTTAACTGAATTGCAAAGAGATGCTAATAAACGCTATCAATTTTCAGCTAAAAAAACATTAGGTTTAATGCAAAATTTATATGAACGTCACAAAGTACTGTCTTATCCAAGGACCGATTCGAAGCATTTAACAACGGATATGGCTGCTACAATGAAAGATCGTTTGTTGGCTATTCAAGGATTTGATCCAGAAAGAGTAAAAATAGCCTTGAAAAATGGTGCTAAAGCTACCAATAAAAGTGTCTACAATAATAGTAAAGTTACGGATCATCATGGGATTATTCCAACTGAAGAACGCCCACGAGCAGAAAAAATGGATAATGATGAATTGCGCATTTATCGTATGGTTGTAGAGCGCTTTTTAGGCTTATTCTTACCAGCCTATCAAGCAGTTAAGCACACATACACATTAAGTGTCGATGGAATAAGTTTCAAATTAACGCAAGAGAAGGTCATTGAAAAAGGGTGGAAGGCTGAAGCTGTCGTTAGTAGTCAGACAAGCTATAAAAAAGGGGAAGTCTTAGGCAATCCAAGTTTTACAGTTAATAAACATTTAACAGAAGCGCCGAGTCGTCTGACGGAAGCATCTTTATTACAAAAAATGGAAAAAACCGGACTTGGAACACCAGCAACACGCGCAGAGATTATTGAGAAATTAATTAGTAGCGACTTGATGGAAAGAAATCAAAATAAACTATCCGTTTCGCCAAAAGGGCGTCAATTATTAACTTTGGTTAATCCGGCATTGGTGACTCCTGATTTAACAGCCCAGTGGGAAAAATCTTTAGAAGAAATTGCTAATGGGAAATTAAAAAAAGATCAATTTATTAAGCAAATTGAATCTGAAACAAGCCGATTAGTGAAGGAAATCAAAACAAGTAACCGCAATTACACAGACCATTCATTAACAAATAAAGTTTGTCCAGAATGTGGTGAAAAACTTAAAGAGAAAAGTGGTCGAGACGGGAAAATTTTAGTCTGTAGTAGTTCTGAATGTTCATACCGTCGTCGTAAAGATCCTAAAGTTTCTATGCATCGATGTTCGCAATGTCATAAAAAAATGGAAGTTCATGAAGGCAAAAATGGAGCTTACTTCAAATGTAAGTACTGTAATATTTCTGAAAAAATAGGCGATAAGAAAAATAAGAAGATGTCTAAGCATGAAGAGAAAAAAATGTTGAAAAAATACAGTCAACCGACCGAAGAAGTTGAAAGTCCATTAGCCTTAGCCTTAAAAGCAGCAATGGCAGACTCTGAGGATTAA
- a CDS encoding HAMP domain-containing sensor histidine kinase, whose protein sequence is MIKTTKEREKEIGVRRRVSLKWKWTIGASMAIFFTYTLFSVAIYLGFTQMMISQENSNVNDIMSGVAAKLKVGSSNLTKETVKNSLTPNYYEIDSTVDNRFLMTEGLDTTADALFSKINEIGIVVAVFDPSGSKLYESRPSHATFEKKPKPEIKEIKINGARGLSGVTPIMSSQNQNIIGYVQVTNNLTRYHEMSNTVLLAMLLMGFLALVVSGVLGYLLAINFLRPIKQMTQTMNDVRKDTQSDSRMIVPDSNDELSHLTELFNDMLDKMQKYIEQQKQFVEDVSHELRTPVAIMEGHLKLLDRWGKEDPEILEESLTASLQEIERMKSLVQEMLDLSRAEQVDIHYKHELTDVKNIINQVFNNFSMIHPDFVFNLDDDLAGNVMVQIYRNHFEQILIILLDNAVKYSTNRKEIHISVAEDLYDIQIAIQDFGEGIAPEDLQKIFNRFYRIDKARSREKGGNGLGLAIAKELLDGYQGNITVESVLDFGTIFRIRLPIYREEK, encoded by the coding sequence GTGATTAAAACGACCAAAGAAAGAGAAAAAGAAATTGGTGTAAGGCGCCGTGTTTCTCTCAAATGGAAGTGGACAATTGGAGCAAGTATGGCGATTTTTTTCACCTATACACTTTTTTCTGTCGCAATTTATTTAGGCTTTACTCAGATGATGATTAGTCAAGAAAATAGCAATGTGAATGACATTATGTCAGGTGTAGCAGCAAAATTAAAAGTTGGAAGCAGTAACTTGACAAAAGAAACAGTTAAGAATTCATTGACTCCTAACTACTACGAAATCGACTCAACTGTTGATAATCGTTTTTTGATGACAGAAGGATTAGATACTACAGCAGATGCACTTTTTTCAAAAATTAATGAAATTGGGATAGTTGTTGCTGTGTTTGATCCAAGTGGGTCGAAACTATATGAATCTAGACCTAGTCATGCTACATTTGAAAAAAAACCTAAACCTGAGATTAAAGAGATTAAAATTAATGGCGCTAGGGGCTTAAGTGGTGTTACACCAATAATGTCCTCGCAAAATCAAAATATTATTGGCTATGTACAGGTAACGAATAATTTAACACGTTACCATGAGATGAGTAATACAGTTTTGTTAGCTATGTTATTAATGGGTTTTCTAGCTCTAGTTGTTAGTGGTGTTTTAGGTTATCTGTTAGCTATTAATTTTTTGCGTCCAATTAAACAAATGACGCAAACGATGAATGATGTTCGCAAAGATACGCAGTCAGATTCTAGAATGATTGTACCAGATAGTAATGATGAACTCAGTCATCTAACTGAGTTATTTAACGATATGTTAGATAAGATGCAGAAATATATTGAACAGCAAAAGCAATTCGTTGAAGATGTTTCCCATGAGTTACGAACTCCCGTTGCGATTATGGAAGGTCATTTAAAACTTTTAGATCGATGGGGTAAAGAAGACCCTGAAATTTTAGAAGAATCTTTGACAGCTTCTTTGCAAGAAATAGAACGAATGAAAAGCTTAGTTCAAGAAATGCTTGATTTATCAAGAGCTGAGCAAGTTGATATTCATTATAAGCATGAATTGACGGATGTTAAAAATATTATTAATCAAGTCTTTAATAATTTCTCAATGATTCATCCTGATTTTGTTTTTAATTTAGATGATGATTTAGCTGGTAATGTGATGGTTCAAATTTACCGGAATCATTTTGAACAAATTTTGATTATACTATTAGATAATGCCGTTAAGTATTCAACAAATCGTAAAGAAATTCATATCTCAGTTGCAGAAGACCTTTATGATATTCAAATTGCAATCCAAGATTTTGGTGAAGGTATTGCGCCAGAGGATCTTCAAAAAATATTTAATCGTTTCTATCGTATTGACAAGGCTAGAAGTCGTGAAAAAGGTGGAAATGGCTTAGGATTAGCTATTGCTAAGGAATTATTGGATGGCTATCAAGGCAATATCACAGTTGAGAGTGTTCTTGATTTTGGAACGATTTTTCGAATTCGTTTACCTATCTATCGAGAGGAAAAATAA
- the yidC gene encoding membrane protein insertase YidC, whose amino-acid sequence MNKLKKLVLTSGVLSLVLFLSGCMKMDKQGNPTGFIYEYLVVPTGNAIIWLADLFNGSYGLAIIFITLIVRIIILPLNLSQSKKSMVQQEKMAFIKPELDVVQQKQKTATTAEEKAAAQQELMDVYKRNNMSMMGGIGCLPILIQMPVFTAMFQAIRLSPQIAESNFLGINLGDRNAYLAIAAGLVYVIQAFISMIGLSPEQKKQMRTMLFMNPVMILVFTWSSPAGLGLYWLVGGVFACFQTLITNLYHKPKIKAAIAEELKDRPVVQPAAPIKQAEVVSPSSKKSTPNNKKKRNDGKQQRRN is encoded by the coding sequence ATGAATAAATTAAAAAAACTAGTTCTTACTAGTGGAGTCTTAAGTCTTGTCCTATTCCTCTCAGGATGTATGAAGATGGATAAGCAAGGAAATCCAACCGGTTTTATCTATGAATATTTAGTTGTTCCTACGGGAAATGCGATTATCTGGTTAGCTGATTTGTTCAATGGTAGTTATGGCTTGGCGATTATCTTTATTACTTTAATCGTTCGAATCATTATTTTGCCATTAAACTTAAGCCAATCTAAAAAATCAATGGTGCAACAAGAAAAAATGGCCTTCATCAAACCTGAGCTTGATGTCGTTCAACAAAAACAAAAAACAGCAACAACAGCTGAAGAAAAAGCAGCTGCACAACAAGAATTGATGGATGTCTACAAACGTAACAATATGAGTATGATGGGCGGAATTGGTTGTCTACCAATCCTCATTCAGATGCCTGTATTTACAGCTATGTTCCAAGCAATTCGTTTGTCTCCACAAATTGCAGAAAGTAACTTTTTAGGAATTAATTTAGGTGACCGTAACGCTTATCTAGCAATTGCTGCTGGTTTAGTTTATGTTATCCAAGCCTTTATTTCTATGATTGGTCTTTCACCAGAACAAAAGAAACAAATGCGGACTATGTTATTTATGAATCCAGTGATGATCTTAGTTTTCACTTGGTCTTCTCCTGCTGGATTAGGATTATATTGGTTAGTGGGTGGAGTTTTCGCTTGTTTCCAAACATTAATTACAAACTTATACCACAAACCTAAAATTAAAGCAGCTATTGCTGAAGAATTAAAAGACAGACCTGTTGTACAACCTGCAGCACCGATTAAACAGGCCGAAGTCGTTAGTCCTTCTTCTAAAAAAAGTACCCCTAACAATAAGAAAAAACGAAATGACGGCAAGCAACAACGTCGTAATTAA
- a CDS encoding DUF975 family protein translates to MDIKVIKKEAKSYLKGNWGTAIGSMFIMGLIVMAINFVVSMVSGLSTMLQMIPLSYMENSEEAMLALIPAFIGSLGVIIVFSIVVALVQQLLSVGYKWALLDLIDGKNYSVGSLFQGFNRTSFKTLGLIIMMGIFTGLWSLLFIVPGIIKSYSYSQALNILKDNPEIGIMDAITASRKLMDGKKGQLFVLQLTFILWYVIPVIVLILVIVLLGALGGSNESNGFFLAFALLGYFALMIYILVINFYIYPYLTTSEQNFYRHLTDVKIDEKIAEI, encoded by the coding sequence ATGGACATTAAAGTTATTAAAAAGGAAGCAAAAAGTTATTTGAAAGGAAATTGGGGTACGGCAATTGGTAGTATGTTTATCATGGGACTAATAGTGATGGCAATTAACTTTGTTGTATCGATGGTTTCGGGTTTGTCAACAATGTTACAAATGATCCCACTTAGTTATATGGAGAATTCAGAAGAAGCAATGTTAGCCTTAATTCCAGCATTTATTGGAAGCTTGGGAGTTATAATTGTTTTCTCAATCGTAGTAGCTCTTGTTCAGCAATTATTATCAGTGGGTTATAAATGGGCATTATTAGATTTAATTGATGGTAAAAATTATAGTGTTGGTTCATTATTTCAAGGTTTTAACCGCACAAGCTTTAAAACGCTTGGCTTAATCATTATGATGGGTATTTTTACTGGATTATGGAGTCTATTGTTTATTGTTCCAGGTATTATTAAAAGCTATAGTTATAGCCAAGCTTTAAATATTTTAAAAGACAATCCTGAAATTGGGATTATGGATGCTATTACAGCTAGCCGAAAATTAATGGATGGCAAAAAAGGGCAATTATTTGTTCTTCAATTAACATTTATTTTATGGTATGTGATTCCAGTTATAGTATTAATTCTCGTTATTGTATTATTAGGTGCATTAGGAGGCAGTAACGAGAGTAATGGCTTCTTTTTAGCGTTTGCATTATTAGGCTATTTCGCTCTTATGATTTATATCTTAGTTATCAACTTCTATATCTATCCTTATCTTACAACTTCAGAGCAAAATTTTTACCGTCACTTAACTGATGTGAAAATTGATGAAAAAATAGCTGAAATTTAA
- a CDS encoding DUF1033 family protein: MYQVVTLFGEYEPWWFFEDWKEEIVSFEQFDSFSEANQNYHEKYIKLIGDYENYVTKKHYLTAFWNEEEKRYCEDCEDDIQLFHSIMLLKEEKPMEINHQVGSV; encoded by the coding sequence ATGTATCAAGTGGTGACATTATTTGGCGAATATGAACCTTGGTGGTTCTTTGAAGATTGGAAAGAAGAAATTGTTTCTTTTGAACAGTTTGATTCGTTTTCAGAAGCAAATCAAAATTATCATGAAAAATATATAAAACTAATAGGTGATTATGAAAATTATGTCACAAAAAAACATTATTTAACGGCTTTTTGGAATGAAGAAGAAAAGCGTTATTGCGAAGATTGCGAAGATGACATACAATTGTTTCATAGCATCATGCTTTTAAAAGAAGAAAAACCGATGGAAATTAACCATCAGGTAGGTTCAGTTTAG
- a CDS encoding M20/M25/M40 family metallo-hydrolase — protein MLEVNEDRLVSRFLELIKINSETRHEALIQEYLKKEFSLLGLTVEEDQTSGETGFGANNLICTLNGNPEIEPFFFSCHMDTVAPGNEIKPVIKDKTIYSDGTTILGADDKAGIAIMFEIIHLLKERKLAHGTIEFIISVGEESGLVGANAFDVQQLSSSFGFVLDTGGPVGSITVGSPTQYRIEAILTGVTAHAGVAPEKGVSAAQIAASAIHQMKLGRIDAETTANIGFINGGVATNIVMDRLEIIAEARSVNADSCEAQVAHMIETFERVATEMGGKAAVITEKKYNGYRFTPETNVVKIAAKALTNIGIKPNYQVSGGGSDANVFNGKGKETTNLAIGYEKIHTVHEYLPIAEFTKAAAMAYQIVEEITLN, from the coding sequence ATGTTGGAAGTAAATGAAGATCGTTTAGTGAGCCGGTTTTTGGAATTAATTAAAATCAATTCAGAAACACGTCATGAAGCTTTGATCCAAGAGTATTTAAAAAAAGAGTTTTCTTTATTAGGGCTGACGGTTGAAGAAGATCAAACTAGTGGAGAAACGGGATTTGGTGCAAATAATTTAATTTGTACCCTCAATGGAAATCCTGAAATTGAGCCTTTTTTCTTTTCTTGTCATATGGATACAGTAGCTCCTGGTAATGAAATTAAGCCCGTTATAAAGGATAAGACTATCTATTCAGATGGAACGACGATTTTAGGAGCAGATGATAAGGCTGGAATTGCAATTATGTTTGAAATTATTCACTTATTGAAGGAAAGAAAACTTGCTCATGGAACAATTGAGTTTATCATTTCAGTTGGTGAGGAAAGTGGATTGGTTGGGGCAAATGCATTTGATGTACAACAATTATCTAGTAGTTTTGGGTTTGTTTTAGATACTGGTGGTCCAGTTGGAAGCATTACAGTTGGAAGCCCAACCCAGTATCGCATAGAAGCCATTTTAACTGGTGTTACAGCTCATGCAGGTGTTGCGCCAGAAAAAGGTGTTTCTGCTGCTCAAATAGCAGCTAGTGCGATTCATCAAATGAAATTAGGCAGGATTGATGCTGAAACAACTGCCAATATTGGTTTTATTAATGGTGGGGTGGCAACAAACATTGTGATGGATCGTTTAGAAATTATCGCTGAAGCCCGTTCTGTAAATGCGGACTCCTGCGAAGCTCAGGTGGCACATATGATTGAAACCTTTGAACGGGTAGCAACAGAAATGGGTGGAAAAGCGGCTGTAATTACTGAAAAAAAATATAACGGTTATCGCTTTACGCCAGAAACCAATGTAGTTAAAATAGCTGCAAAAGCTTTAACTAATATAGGTATTAAACCTAACTACCAAGTAAGTGGTGGTGGAAGCGATGCAAATGTATTTAATGGTAAAGGGAAAGAAACGACTAATTTGGCAATTGGTTATGAAAAGATTCATACAGTTCATGAATATTTACCGATTGCTGAGTTTACAAAGGCTGCGGCAATGGCTTATCAAATTGTTGAAGAGATTACTTTAAACTAA
- a CDS encoding magnesium transporter CorA family protein produces the protein MRQGYHTNESGVLVPNSEDYVGGWIHVSDPSEEEVNQLVKEFKFPKDYITSVLDAHEVSRQEMLKEEDTNSAILLVLQYPFLIESELGYKEYMTYPISIILTDHTIITASKHLPQFISEITHNNPNFAVDTTHQEQFVLRLFWYISASYMRFLQEIDIETRRLELQLTQSTKNEQLYALMSLQKSLIYFSTAINSNGPIFDIMKETDRFSKDERTRSFLHDVIVENNQAQIMTSQYQKILDQVSTVFSAVVSNNLNNIMKILTSITIVLTIPTILGGIYGMNVEIPFIDTPGAFWLIMVIMIISSVLTVWLLKKKDFF, from the coding sequence ATGAGGCAAGGATATCATACAAACGAATCAGGTGTTCTAGTTCCTAATTCTGAAGATTATGTCGGTGGTTGGATTCATGTGTCTGACCCTAGCGAAGAAGAAGTCAATCAATTAGTCAAAGAATTTAAATTTCCAAAAGACTATATTACCAGCGTTTTAGATGCTCATGAAGTCTCTAGGCAAGAAATGTTAAAGGAAGAGGATACGAATTCAGCAATTTTACTCGTCCTACAGTATCCGTTCCTAATTGAAAGCGAACTAGGCTATAAGGAATATATGACCTATCCAATCTCGATTATTTTAACGGATCATACAATTATAACGGCAAGTAAACATTTGCCGCAATTTATTTCTGAAATTACTCATAACAACCCTAATTTCGCAGTAGATACGACTCATCAAGAACAGTTTGTTTTGCGTTTATTTTGGTATATTTCGGCTTCTTATATGCGTTTTCTACAAGAAATTGATATTGAAACACGACGTTTAGAACTTCAATTAACTCAATCCACAAAAAACGAACAGCTGTATGCATTAATGTCTTTACAAAAAAGTTTGATTTATTTTTCGACTGCAATTAATAGCAATGGTCCGATTTTTGATATTATGAAAGAAACAGATCGCTTTAGCAAAGATGAACGAACTCGCAGTTTTTTACATGATGTTATTGTTGAAAACAACCAAGCTCAAATTATGACTTCCCAGTATCAAAAAATACTTGATCAAGTTAGCACTGTTTTTTCTGCAGTTGTTTCGAACAATTTAAATAATATTATGAAAATTTTAACATCTATCACAATCGTCCTTACTATCCCAACTATTCTAGGCGGGATTTATGGCATGAATGTAGAGATTCCCTTTATTGATACGCCAGGTGCATTTTGGCTAATCATGGTAATTATGATTATTTCAAGTGTTTTAACTGTTTGGCTTTTGAAAAAGAAAGATTTTTTTTAA